One Methylosinus sp. LW4 genomic region harbors:
- a CDS encoding NifU family protein, whose protein sequence is MFIQTESTPNPATLKFLPGRPVLAEGAREFRTPEAAAASPLAGALLSIAGVEAVMFGPDFVSVTKTDAEWAHLKPAILGTIMEHFSSGQPIVVDGAEAAPAEFFDPADAETVAQIKELIVTRVRPAVANDGGDITFRGFRDGTVYVAMKGSCSGCPSSTATLKNGIENMLRHFVPQVTSVQQV, encoded by the coding sequence ATGTTCATTCAGACCGAATCCACGCCCAATCCCGCCACGCTGAAATTCCTGCCCGGCCGCCCGGTCCTCGCCGAGGGCGCGCGCGAGTTCCGCACGCCGGAGGCCGCCGCCGCCTCGCCGCTCGCCGGCGCGCTGCTCTCCATCGCCGGCGTCGAGGCGGTGATGTTCGGCCCCGATTTCGTCTCCGTCACCAAGACCGACGCCGAATGGGCGCATCTGAAGCCGGCCATTCTCGGCACGATCATGGAGCATTTCAGCTCCGGCCAGCCGATCGTCGTCGACGGCGCCGAGGCCGCGCCGGCCGAATTCTTCGATCCCGCCGACGCCGAGACGGTCGCGCAGATCAAGGAGCTGATCGTGACGCGCGTGCGTCCGGCCGTCGCCAATGACGGCGGCGACATCACCTTCCGCGGCTTTCGCGACGGAACCGTCTATGTGGCGATGAAGGGCTCCTGCTCCGGCTGCCCCTCCTCCACCGCCACGCTCAAGAACGGGATAGAAAATATGCTGCGCCATTTCGTGCCCCAGGTCACGTCCGTGCAGCAGGTTTGA
- a CDS encoding sensor histidine kinase: MARGRAANTTTCADTSWSAAASSSIGRLITKTPSARQLALALGTCAVAFGALLLLLAEAAHERTLAEAAQELEIFARAVSRDVETSLRSGAAALPDYAATRGRRVVVADRAGHIVAATAPLVASGALADLLGAEQLLIEFGEKAGVMRVTLADGRKALATVRNLSPGQGGGQLAAILSYDAALAEWRGLLALYAALSVAVATATALGLLAFRREARRAALAERAQIDLRRRVDAALGSGRCGLWDWDIARGRIHWSDSMFGLLGLDPEQRSLSFGELKTRLHPQDGDLVAIVETIVASGSRGMDHEFRIRNARGEFLWLRACAELIDDPEGGKRLVGVAVDISEQRALVEGAATADMRLRDAIETISEAFVLWDAHNRLVACNSKFLALHGLAAEAAAPGASYARIMASASAALAETQIVSDAAVTASERTYEARLADGRWLQISERRTKDGGYVSVGADITALKRNQEKLIDSERRLTASVADLLKSRQTLEAQAQQLATLAEQYHLQKGEAEAAYQAKSEFLANMSHELRTPLNAIIGFSEMMQAQVFGQLGSTKYVEYCNHIHQGGRYLLDVLTDILDMSRLEAGRVRLDQREVDVSGAVRATVERFRHSAETKRVEISVDARDGLRCYGDHDAIVKSIGVLVSNSLKFTTAGGAVRVRARRLARSVAIFVEDDGCGIEKAAIPKLGRPFEQPIAVIENGMKGSGLGLAIARSLMALHGGALRIRSHEGIGTVVMLRIPVRPTTRAISTQGARTSLH, from the coding sequence ATGGCGCGTGGGCGCGCGGCCAATACGACGACTTGCGCCGATACGTCATGGAGCGCTGCGGCCTCCTCGAGCATCGGCCGGCTGATCACGAAAACGCCGAGCGCGCGCCAGCTGGCGCTCGCGCTCGGAACCTGCGCCGTCGCATTCGGCGCTCTGCTTCTCCTTCTGGCCGAGGCCGCGCATGAGCGCACTCTGGCGGAGGCGGCGCAGGAGCTCGAGATTTTCGCGCGCGCCGTCTCGCGCGACGTGGAGACCTCGCTGCGCAGCGGCGCGGCGGCGCTGCCGGACTATGCCGCGACGCGCGGACGCCGGGTCGTCGTCGCCGATAGGGCCGGCCATATCGTAGCCGCGACGGCGCCGCTGGTCGCCTCCGGCGCGCTCGCCGATCTGCTCGGCGCCGAGCAGCTATTGATCGAATTCGGCGAGAAGGCCGGCGTGATGCGCGTCACCCTCGCCGATGGGCGCAAGGCGCTCGCCACCGTGCGCAATCTGTCGCCGGGGCAGGGCGGCGGACAATTGGCGGCCATCCTCTCCTATGACGCGGCGCTGGCCGAATGGCGGGGCCTTCTCGCCCTCTATGCGGCTCTGTCGGTCGCTGTCGCCACGGCCACTGCGCTCGGCCTCCTCGCCTTTCGCCGGGAGGCGCGTCGCGCCGCGCTCGCCGAGCGAGCGCAGATCGATCTGCGCCGGCGCGTCGACGCCGCGCTCGGCTCCGGCCGCTGCGGCCTTTGGGATTGGGACATTGCGCGCGGGCGCATCCATTGGTCCGATTCGATGTTCGGCCTGCTCGGCCTCGATCCCGAGCAGCGCTCGCTCTCCTTCGGCGAATTGAAGACGCGGCTGCATCCGCAGGATGGCGATCTCGTCGCCATCGTCGAGACGATTGTCGCCTCCGGCTCGCGCGGCATGGATCACGAGTTCCGCATTCGCAATGCGCGCGGCGAGTTTCTGTGGCTGCGCGCCTGCGCCGAATTGATCGACGATCCAGAGGGCGGCAAGCGCCTCGTCGGCGTCGCCGTCGATATTTCCGAGCAGCGCGCGCTGGTGGAAGGCGCGGCGACGGCCGACATGCGGCTGCGCGACGCGATAGAGACGATCTCGGAAGCCTTCGTGCTGTGGGACGCGCATAATCGGCTCGTCGCCTGCAATTCGAAATTTTTGGCGCTGCACGGCCTCGCCGCCGAGGCCGCGGCGCCCGGCGCGAGCTATGCGCGCATCATGGCGAGCGCTTCCGCCGCTCTGGCCGAGACGCAGATCGTCTCGGATGCGGCCGTGACGGCGAGCGAGCGCACCTATGAGGCGCGGCTGGCGGATGGCCGCTGGCTGCAGATCAGCGAGCGCCGCACCAAGGACGGCGGCTATGTCTCCGTCGGCGCGGACATCACCGCGCTGAAGCGCAATCAGGAGAAGCTCATCGACTCCGAGCGCCGGCTGACGGCGAGCGTCGCCGACCTCCTGAAATCACGGCAGACGCTGGAGGCGCAGGCGCAGCAGCTCGCCACTCTCGCCGAGCAATATCATCTGCAGAAGGGCGAGGCCGAAGCCGCCTATCAGGCCAAATCCGAATTCCTCGCCAATATGAGTCATGAGCTGCGCACGCCGCTCAACGCCATCATCGGCTTTTCGGAGATGATGCAGGCGCAAGTGTTCGGCCAGCTCGGCTCGACCAAATATGTCGAATATTGCAACCACATCCATCAGGGCGGCCGCTATCTGCTCGATGTGCTGACCGATATTCTCGACATGTCGCGGCTCGAGGCCGGCCGCGTGCGGCTAGACCAGCGCGAGGTCGACGTCTCCGGCGCCGTGCGCGCCACGGTGGAGCGCTTCCGCCACAGCGCCGAGACGAAGCGCGTCGAGATCAGCGTCGACGCCCGCGACGGGCTGCGCTGCTATGGCGATCACGACGCGATCGTCAAATCGATCGGCGTGCTGGTTTCCAACAGTCTGAAATTCACCACGGCCGGCGGCGCGGTGCGCGTGCGCGCGCGCCGGCTCGCGCGCTCTGTCGCCATTTTCGTCGAGGACGATGGCTGCGGCATCGAGAAGGCCGCCATCCCGAAGCTCGGCCGCCCCTTCGAGCAGCCGATCGCCGTCATCGAGAATGGCATGAAAGGCTCCGGCCTCGGCCTCGCCATCGCGCGCTCGCTGATGGCGCTGCATGGCGGCGCGCTGCGCATACGCTCGCATGAGGGGATCGGCACAGTCGTGATGCTGCGCATTCCCGTGCGGCCGACGACGCGTGCGATTTCGACGCAAGGCGCGCGGACGTCGCTGCATTGA
- the tsaB gene encoding tRNA (adenosine(37)-N6)-threonylcarbamoyltransferase complex dimerization subunit type 1 TsaB: MRILAIDTALPAVSACVLDLGAADPLAVETAPMERGHAEELLPLLERVVAAAGGGFGSIDRVAVTVGPGSFTGIRIGLAAGQAIALAVKAPIVGVSTLAALAAPYVLLPYDGVVAAAIDARHGQVYVTAYGPDGRTLLSPRRVGAHEALRALGSGPLRLIGSGAPLLAEEARLAGLEAEVASRAPAPDIAFVARLGLVADPATAPARPLYLKAPDAKPLERSPQERAPQDAPAGA, translated from the coding sequence ATGAGAATCCTCGCCATCGACACGGCGCTTCCCGCCGTCTCCGCCTGTGTGCTCGATCTGGGCGCCGCCGATCCGCTCGCCGTCGAGACGGCGCCGATGGAGCGCGGCCACGCCGAGGAATTGCTGCCGCTCCTCGAGCGCGTCGTCGCGGCGGCAGGCGGCGGCTTCGGCTCCATCGATCGGGTGGCGGTCACGGTCGGGCCGGGCTCTTTTACCGGCATCCGAATCGGACTCGCGGCCGGCCAGGCCATCGCCCTCGCCGTGAAGGCGCCCATCGTCGGCGTCTCCACGCTGGCGGCGCTGGCGGCGCCTTATGTCCTGCTGCCCTATGACGGCGTGGTGGCGGCGGCGATCGACGCGCGCCATGGCCAAGTCTATGTGACCGCCTATGGGCCGGACGGCCGCACACTGCTGTCGCCGCGCCGCGTCGGCGCCCATGAGGCGCTGCGCGCGCTCGGCTCCGGCCCGCTGCGGCTGATCGGCTCCGGCGCGCCGCTGCTGGCCGAGGAAGCCCGCCTCGCCGGCCTCGAGGCGGAGGTCGCCAGCCGCGCGCCGGCGCCCGATATCGCCTTTGTGGCCCGGCTCGGCCTCGTCGCCGATCCGGCGACCGCGCCGGCGCGCCCGCTCTATCTGAAGGCCCCGGACGCCAAGCCGCTGGAGCGCTCGCCGCAGGAGCGCGCGCCGCAAGACGCCCCCGCGGGCGCATGA
- the fixJ gene encoding response regulator FixJ: MVQMPLTGALVDDTSRRMCSIPQERTSRDATIHIVDDDDAVRDSLSLLLSTDGFRVRAHESASHLLASVEPGDTGCVVTDARMPEMTGIELLEAMKARRLSLPVVVITAYADVSLAVQAMKQGAFDFLEKPFDNEALIACVRLALAYEREEQFRAAETQTIEARLQTLTARESEVLERLLHGMPNKVIGRELGISVRTVEVHRANVMLKMNAGSLSELVRMSLAAEQARGKG, translated from the coding sequence ATGGTCCAGATGCCGCTGACGGGCGCGCTCGTCGACGATACGTCTCGGCGGATGTGCTCCATTCCGCAGGAGAGGACGAGTCGAGACGCCACGATCCATATTGTCGACGACGACGACGCCGTCCGTGATTCTCTCAGCCTGCTGCTGTCCACGGACGGCTTTCGGGTCCGTGCCCATGAGAGCGCCAGCCATCTTCTGGCGTCGGTGGAGCCGGGCGACACCGGCTGCGTGGTGACGGATGCGCGCATGCCGGAGATGACCGGAATAGAGCTGCTGGAGGCGATGAAGGCGCGGCGCTTGTCCTTGCCGGTCGTCGTCATCACCGCCTATGCCGATGTGTCGCTCGCCGTGCAGGCGATGAAGCAGGGCGCTTTCGACTTTCTGGAAAAGCCCTTCGACAATGAGGCGCTGATCGCCTGCGTGCGTCTGGCGCTCGCCTATGAGCGCGAGGAGCAGTTCCGCGCCGCCGAGACGCAGACCATTGAGGCGCGGCTGCAGACTCTCACCGCGCGCGAGAGCGAGGTGCTCGAGCGCCTTCTGCACGGCATGCCGAACAAGGTCATCGGCCGCGAGCTCGGCATCAGCGTTCGCACGGTGGAGGTCCACCGCGCCAATGTGATGCTGAAAATGAACGCCGGCAGCCTTTCCGAGCTGGTGCGCATGTCGCTCGCCGCCGAGCAGGCGCGCGGCAAGGGCTGA
- a CDS encoding CDP-alcohol phosphatidyltransferase family protein — translation MANRLNTSLLAIGERRVLQALAPRLPAWTTPDHLTAAGLVGAAVTAAGFALSHWSAGFLALVVAGLFLNWFGDSLDGTLARYRGIERPRYGFLLDHSSDLIAQSLIVVGLGVSPYFTLPSALFVLSLYLLMSSYTYLRVATAGVHRLSYGGMGATEFRILVAAWSLFACWLGPQVVEARLWRFSILDVTIGTMSAIAFALFVLMVRQDLSRMDRDDDQESTTIHRLPTRRHAAEPAAAEPESELPSVSAG, via the coding sequence TTGGCGAACCGATTGAACACGAGCCTTTTGGCGATCGGCGAGCGGCGCGTGCTGCAGGCGCTGGCGCCGCGGCTTCCCGCCTGGACCACGCCGGATCATCTGACGGCGGCCGGACTGGTCGGCGCGGCGGTGACGGCGGCGGGCTTCGCGCTCAGCCATTGGTCGGCCGGCTTCCTCGCACTGGTCGTGGCGGGCCTGTTCCTGAACTGGTTCGGCGATTCGCTCGACGGAACGCTGGCCCGCTATCGCGGGATCGAGCGTCCGCGCTACGGCTTCCTGCTCGATCATTCGAGCGATCTGATCGCGCAGAGCCTGATCGTCGTGGGCCTCGGCGTCTCGCCCTATTTCACGCTTCCGTCGGCGCTGTTCGTGCTGTCGCTCTATCTTCTGATGAGCTCCTACACCTATCTGCGCGTGGCGACGGCGGGCGTGCATCGGCTGTCCTACGGCGGCATGGGCGCGACGGAGTTCCGCATTCTTGTCGCGGCCTGGAGCCTGTTCGCCTGCTGGCTCGGCCCGCAGGTTGTGGAGGCGCGGCTGTGGCGCTTCTCCATTCTCGACGTGACGATCGGAACGATGTCGGCTATCGCCTTCGCGCTCTTCGTGCTGATGGTGCGTCAGGATCTGTCGCGGATGGACCGCGACGACGACCAGGAATCGACGACCATCCACCGCCTGCCGACGCGCCGCCACGCGGCCGAGCCGGCTGCGGCCGAGCCCGAGAGCGAGCTTCCCAGCGTCTCGGCCGGCTGA
- the pepN gene encoding aminopeptidase N has product MRNPPPQAVRLADYRPPAFLIDAVDLDISLHRSKTRVVARLAIRRNPAGRAGAPLALDGDGLVLRRAALDGAPLAPEAYEATPDSFVLHAPPEGPFTLELETEVDPSANTQLSGLYRSGSAYCTQCEAEGFRRITYFLDRPDVLSVYTTRIEAEKSEAPVLLGNGNPVASGDLDGGRHFAVWRDPFPKPCYLFALVGGDLGHISASYRTGSGRDVALAIYVERGKEPFASYAMDSLVRSMRWDEQAFGREYDLDVFNIVAVSDFNMGAMENKGLNIFNDKYVLASPETATDSDYAGIESVIAHEYFHNWTGNRITCRDWFQLCLKEGLTVYRDQEFSADQRSRAVKRISDVRGLRLQQFPEDAGPLAHPVRPNLYHEINNFYTATVYEKGAEIVRMLKTLIGDADFRRGMDLYFERFDGTAATVENFLSCFAEASGRDLTQFSLWYEQAGTPLVTVASDYDANAKTLTLSLEQSTPPTPGQNEKKPFVIPLALGLIGENGDELTLSAAPGESGASAEECARGVVELSTPSRRIVFENVPSRPVVSLLRGFSAPVRLTPPQSAEDLERLLAHDSDSFNRWQAAQSLALRSIFSRIEAARGGAASDDRAFFDSLKRLVEAGEGDPSLVAQALALPSEIDVAREIGKDVDPDVIFAARSGLKRDLGRHLGAALAEAHARFAAQEGFSPDADSAGRRSMRNVALDLLAAGDPASGGPLAERQFAEATNMTDRISALATLSHVPGAAREEAFAAFYERYKKDHLVLDKWFSLQATIPEAETTARIARLMEHADFSLANPNRVRAVVGSFANGNPTRFHALDGSGYALLERVVLELDPKNPQLAARLLSALRSWRSLEERRRKLAESTLRRILSTPDLSADVSDIATRALG; this is encoded by the coding sequence ATGCGCAACCCACCCCCCCAGGCCGTTCGTCTCGCCGATTATCGTCCGCCCGCGTTTCTGATCGACGCGGTCGATCTCGATATTTCTCTGCATCGAAGCAAGACGCGCGTCGTCGCGCGCCTCGCGATAAGGCGCAACCCCGCCGGCCGGGCGGGCGCGCCGCTCGCGCTCGATGGCGACGGGCTGGTCTTGCGGCGCGCGGCTCTGGACGGCGCGCCGCTCGCGCCCGAGGCCTATGAGGCGACGCCCGATTCCTTCGTGCTGCACGCCCCGCCCGAGGGGCCCTTCACGCTGGAACTGGAGACGGAGGTCGACCCTTCCGCCAACACGCAATTGAGCGGGCTCTATCGCTCCGGCTCCGCCTATTGCACGCAATGCGAGGCGGAGGGCTTCCGCCGCATCACCTATTTTCTGGATCGGCCGGATGTTCTCAGCGTCTATACGACACGCATAGAGGCGGAGAAGAGCGAAGCTCCGGTCCTCCTCGGCAACGGCAATCCGGTTGCCTCCGGTGATCTCGACGGCGGGCGGCATTTCGCGGTCTGGCGCGATCCTTTCCCGAAGCCCTGCTATCTCTTCGCCCTCGTCGGCGGCGATCTCGGCCATATTTCGGCGAGCTATCGCACCGGCTCCGGCCGCGACGTGGCGCTGGCCATCTATGTCGAGCGCGGCAAGGAGCCCTTCGCCTCCTATGCGATGGATTCGCTGGTGCGCTCCATGCGCTGGGACGAGCAGGCCTTCGGCCGCGAATATGATCTCGACGTCTTCAATATCGTCGCCGTCTCCGACTTCAACATGGGCGCGATGGAGAACAAGGGCCTCAACATATTCAACGACAAATATGTTCTGGCCTCGCCCGAGACCGCGACCGACTCCGACTACGCCGGCATAGAGTCGGTCATCGCCCATGAATATTTCCACAATTGGACCGGCAATCGCATCACCTGCCGCGACTGGTTCCAGCTGTGCCTGAAGGAAGGCCTGACCGTCTATCGCGATCAGGAATTCTCGGCCGATCAGCGCTCGCGCGCGGTGAAGCGCATTTCCGATGTGCGCGGCTTGCGGCTGCAGCAGTTTCCCGAGGACGCCGGCCCGCTCGCCCATCCGGTGCGGCCGAACCTCTATCATGAGATCAATAATTTCTACACCGCGACCGTCTATGAGAAGGGCGCCGAGATCGTCCGCATGCTGAAGACGCTGATCGGCGACGCCGATTTCCGTCGCGGCATGGACCTCTATTTCGAGCGTTTCGACGGGACGGCGGCGACGGTCGAGAATTTCCTCTCCTGCTTCGCCGAGGCTTCGGGCCGCGATCTGACGCAGTTCTCGCTCTGGTACGAGCAGGCCGGCACGCCGCTCGTGACCGTGGCGAGCGACTATGACGCGAACGCCAAGACGCTGACGCTCAGCCTAGAGCAATCGACGCCGCCGACGCCCGGGCAGAATGAGAAGAAGCCCTTCGTCATTCCGCTGGCGCTCGGCCTCATCGGCGAGAATGGCGACGAGCTGACGCTGTCCGCCGCGCCCGGCGAGAGCGGCGCCAGCGCGGAAGAATGCGCCCGCGGCGTCGTCGAGCTTTCGACGCCTTCGCGCCGAATCGTGTTCGAGAATGTGCCGTCGCGCCCAGTGGTGTCGCTGCTGCGCGGCTTCTCCGCGCCGGTGCGCCTCACGCCGCCGCAATCGGCGGAAGACCTCGAGCGCCTGCTCGCCCATGACAGCGATTCCTTCAATCGCTGGCAGGCGGCGCAGAGCCTCGCGCTGCGCTCCATCTTCTCGCGCATAGAGGCCGCGCGCGGCGGCGCGGCGTCGGATGATCGCGCCTTTTTCGACTCGCTGAAGCGGCTCGTCGAGGCGGGGGAAGGCGATCCCAGCCTCGTCGCGCAGGCGCTGGCTCTGCCCTCCGAGATCGACGTTGCGCGCGAGATCGGCAAGGACGTCGACCCCGATGTGATCTTCGCGGCGCGCTCCGGCCTGAAGCGCGATCTCGGCCGCCATTTGGGCGCGGCGCTCGCCGAGGCGCACGCCCGCTTCGCCGCGCAGGAGGGCTTCTCGCCGGACGCCGACAGCGCCGGGCGGCGCTCCATGCGCAATGTCGCGCTCGATCTTCTCGCCGCCGGCGATCCGGCCTCGGGCGGTCCGCTGGCCGAGCGGCAATTCGCCGAGGCGACCAATATGACCGACCGCATCTCGGCGCTGGCGACGCTGTCGCATGTGCCAGGCGCGGCGCGGGAGGAGGCTTTCGCCGCCTTCTATGAGCGCTACAAAAAGGACCATCTCGTCCTCGACAAATGGTTCTCGCTGCAAGCGACCATTCCCGAGGCGGAGACCACCGCCCGCATCGCGCGGCTGATGGAGCATGCGGATTTCTCGCTCGCCAATCCAAACCGCGTGCGCGCCGTGGTCGGCTCCTTCGCCAATGGCAATCCGACGCGCTTCCATGCGCTGGACGGCTCCGGCTATGCGCTGCTCGAGCGCGTGGTGCTGGAGCTCGATCCCAAAAATCCGCAGCTCGCCGCGCGGCTGCTCTCGGCGCTGCGCTCCTGGCGATCGCTGGAGGAGCGCCGCCGCAAGCTCGCCGAATCGACGCTGCGTCGCATTCTGTCGACGCCCGATCTTTCGGCCGACGTCTCGGATATAGCGACGCGCGCGCTCGGCTGA
- a CDS encoding Dps family protein, producing MTNREIRSRQKAALETPTGFSPEATRDLTGALNAVLADVFALYLKTKNFHWHVSGPHFRDYHLLLDEQGAQIFATTDEIAERVRKVGGTSLRSIGHIARLQRILDNDADYVDPQDMLAELRDDNGALAARMREAHSICDERGDVATASLLENYIDEAERRIWFLFEAGRRGNA from the coding sequence ATGACAAACCGTGAAATTCGTTCCCGCCAAAAGGCCGCGCTCGAGACGCCGACCGGCTTCTCGCCCGAGGCGACGCGCGACCTCACCGGCGCGCTGAACGCGGTTCTGGCGGATGTTTTCGCCCTTTATCTCAAGACCAAGAATTTCCACTGGCACGTCTCCGGCCCGCACTTCCGCGACTATCATCTGCTGCTCGACGAGCAGGGCGCGCAGATTTTTGCGACGACGGACGAGATCGCCGAGCGCGTGCGCAAGGTCGGCGGCACGAGCTTGCGCTCGATCGGCCATATCGCGCGGCTGCAGCGCATCCTCGACAATGACGCCGATTATGTCGATCCGCAGGACATGCTGGCGGAGCTGCGCGACGACAATGGCGCGCTGGCGGCGCGCATGCGCGAGGCGCATTCCATCTGCGACGAGCGCGGCGACGTCGCCACGGCGAGCCTGCTGGAGAATTACATAGACGAGGCCGAAAGGCGGATATGGTTCCTGTTCGAGGCCGGCCGCCGCGGCAATGCGTGA
- a CDS encoding polysaccharide biosynthesis/export family protein produces MVLKTLRIFGVFAAASLSGCSLLPGSGPSGDAVMTAGVPSESQPETAFALVEIDGQVVAALAKHGAPGLRGSFGDYRPPASQPIGVGDTLQITLWEAAAGGLFSSPATDRTSPGSRSAAIPDQTVGRDGSVTVPYAGRIQVAGRTQQEVEAVIIERLRGKAIEPQALVNVSRNISNTATVTGEVTQGARVPLTLRGDRVMDVIAQAGGFRSPVHETFVSLTRGDRTARAPIQALLANPRENIFVRPGDVLTVERTPQTFTVAGATGANAVVPFDARGITLEEAIGKAGGLADQRADPSGLFVLRYEQTAVIADYPTVSPLLASQRQVPVAYHLDMRSPAALFTARRFAMRDKDILYVSNAPVTEIAKAFQLVSMLTQPAIQGAAVGAAVK; encoded by the coding sequence GTGGTTTTGAAGACGCTTCGTATTTTCGGGGTTTTTGCGGCTGCTTCGCTCTCGGGCTGCAGCCTGCTTCCGGGCAGCGGCCCGTCGGGCGATGCGGTGATGACCGCCGGCGTGCCGAGCGAATCGCAGCCGGAGACGGCCTTCGCCCTCGTCGAGATCGACGGCCAGGTGGTGGCGGCGCTGGCCAAGCATGGCGCGCCGGGCCTGCGCGGCTCCTTCGGCGATTATCGTCCGCCGGCCTCGCAGCCGATCGGGGTCGGCGACACGTTGCAGATCACTCTTTGGGAGGCGGCCGCGGGCGGCCTGTTCTCCTCGCCGGCGACGGATCGAACCAGTCCGGGCTCGCGCTCGGCGGCGATTCCCGATCAGACGGTCGGGCGCGACGGCTCGGTGACGGTTCCCTACGCCGGGCGGATACAGGTCGCCGGCCGCACCCAGCAGGAGGTGGAGGCCGTCATCATCGAGCGGCTGCGCGGCAAGGCGATCGAGCCGCAGGCGCTGGTCAATGTGTCGCGCAACATCAGCAATACGGCGACGGTGACGGGCGAGGTGACGCAGGGCGCGCGCGTGCCGCTGACCTTGCGCGGCGACCGCGTGATGGACGTCATCGCCCAGGCGGGCGGCTTTCGTTCGCCGGTGCATGAGACCTTCGTCAGCCTGACGCGCGGCGACCGCACCGCGCGCGCGCCGATCCAGGCGCTGCTCGCCAATCCGCGCGAGAATATATTCGTGCGCCCGGGCGATGTGCTGACGGTGGAGCGGACGCCGCAGACCTTCACGGTCGCCGGCGCGACCGGGGCCAACGCCGTGGTGCCCTTCGACGCGCGGGGAATCACTCTGGAGGAGGCGATCGGCAAGGCCGGCGGCCTCGCGGACCAGCGCGCCGATCCGAGCGGGCTGTTCGTGCTGCGCTATGAGCAGACGGCGGTGATCGCGGATTATCCGACCGTTTCTCCGCTGCTGGCCTCACAGCGTCAGGTTCCGGTGGCCTATCATCTCGACATGCGCAGTCCGGCGGCGCTGTTCACGGCGCGTCGGTTCGCGATGCGGGACAAGGACATATTATATGTGTCCAACGCGCCTGTGACGGAGATCGCCAAGGCGTTCCAGCTCGTCTCCATGCTGACGCAGCCGGCGATTCAGGGCGCTGCGGTCGGCGCTGCGGTGAAGTGA